From the Thermoleophilaceae bacterium genome, the window TCTCGCGCGACCACGCGGTGCTCGTGCGCCGCTCGGGTGCCTGGTACCTCGACGACTCCGGGTCGCTGAACGGCACCTACGTCAACCGCCGGCGGATCGACTCGCACAAGCTCGAGGACGGCGACGAGCTGCAGGTCGGCAAGTACAAGCTCACCTATCTGGCCCGGTGAGCGCGGTGTCCGACGATGCCGTCAGTGGCGAAGACGTAGCGGCTGTGGCCCCGCCGGAAGCGCCCCGGCAGGCCAAGTCGCTGACCATCGGCGCGGTCTGCAAGCAGCTGGAGCGCGAGTTCCCGGATATCTCGATCTCCAAGATCCGCTACCTCGAGGGCCAGAAGCTGCTGCAGCCGCGACGCACCCAGGGCGGCTACCGGCTCTACACGCCGGCGGACGTGGCCCGCCTGCGCACCATCCTGCGTCTCCAGCGCGACGAGTTCCTGCCGCTGCGGGTGATTCGCCAGGAGCTTGCGGCCGGGCGCGCGGACTCGGACACGCCAACGGGCGGGGCGCCTGACCCGCGCACGCTGCGGCGCGCCAGCGTGGCGGTGCGCAGCTCGGGCGCCGTCTACTCGATGGCGGACGTGCTGGACGACACGGGCGCGGACGCCAAGCTCGTCCGCGAGCTGGAGGACTTCGGCGTGATCAAGGGAGAGCGGCGCGACGGCGAGATCTGGTACGACGACACAGAGCGCGAGGTGGTGCGCGCGGCCCGGGAGCTCGCCCGCTTCGGCGTGGGCGGCCGCAACCTGCGCGTGTTCCGCACCTCGGCCGACCGCGAGGCGTCGCTGCTCGAGCAGATCCTCGCGCCGTCCCTTCGCTCGCGGAACCCGGAGCGCCGCAAGGAGGCGGTGGAGGCGCTCGAGAACCTCGCGGCGATCGCGTCCCACATGAAGTACCTGCTCCTCGTGAGGGATCTCCGCAGGCTTGCGTCCTAGCGGCGTGAATCTTCGGGACCACATCACCGACATCCCCGACTATCCCCGCGAGGGGATCGTCTTCAAGGACGTCACGCCGTTGCTCCTGGACGCCGGCGCGCTCAAGCACGCGGTGAAGCTGCTGAGCGATTACGCGAACACGCTTGGGGTGGAGTACGTGGTGTCGGCGGAGGCGCGCGGCTTCATGCTGGGCGGGGCGGTGGCGGCCGAGATCGGCGCCGGCTTCATCCCGGCGCGCAAGCCGGGCAAGCTGCCGCGTGAGGTGAACAGCGTGGAGTACGTGCTCGAGTACGGGGTGGACGCGCTCGAGGTTCACAAGGACGCACTTGCGGGCGGTGCGCGCGTGCTCGTGCACGACGACCTGCTCGCCACCGGCGGCACCGCACGGGCCCTGTGCGACCTCGTGGAGCAGGCGGGCGCCCATGTGGCCGGCTGCGCGTTCATCATCGAGCTCGCGTTCCTCGCCGGACGTGGACGGCTCGCGCCGCACGACGTGCACAGCCTGGTCGTGTACGAGGAGGAGTAACGCGGTGCCCACCGTGAGGCGCGCTTGCACGATTGGAGCGGGCGCACAGGAGCTGTGGGACGTGGTGGCCGATCCCTCCACGCTCCCGCGCTGGTGGCCCGACGTGGTGCGGGTGGAGGAGGCCACGCCACTCGCATGGACCACGGTGTCGAGCACGCCCAAGGGCTCGCTCATACGCGCCGACTTCACGCGGCTCGCCGCCGAGGAGCCGCGCCGCGTGGCCTGGCGCCAGGAGATCGAGGAGTCGCCGTTCGAGCGGATCCTCTCGGAGAGCTCGACCGAGGTCAGCCTCGACCCCGGCAGCGACGGGTCGACCCGCGTGGAGCTGCGCACGCAGCAGCGCCTGCGCGGTTACGCCCGCTTTGGCGGATTCCTCTTCCGGCGTGCAATGCGCCGGAAGCTGGACGACGCGCTGGCGGGGCTCGAGCGGCTGGTGGTGGAGGAGTGAGCACGCGCTGGTCCGGCTGGGGAGCCGAGGGGAGCCCCCCAGCGGAGCTGCCCGGCGCGGCGGGCGCTCTCCTGCGCGAGCGGCTCGGCGTGAGCGAGCGACACACGCCTGCCGTGGCGCTCGACGAGGTGCGGCTGCCGCGGATCGCCCTCGCGGAAGGCGTCCTTGCCCGGCTGCGCGAGGTGGTGGGGGAGGAGCACGTCCGTCAGGACCGGCTCGAGCGCGTGACGCACGCCGTGGGGAGGAGCTACCCTGACCTCGTCCGCGTGCGCTCGGGCGACGGCTCGGGTGCGCCCGATGCCGTGGTCTACCCGCGCGATCGCGACCAGGTGGCGGAGCTGCTGAGCGTCTGCTCCTCGGAGGGAGTGGCGGTGGTGCCGTTCGGCGGCGGCACGAGCGTGGTCGGCGGTGTGGAGGCGCTGCGCGGGGAGTTCGCCGCCGCGGTCACGCTGGACCTGTCGCGCATGGACGCGCTGTTGGCCGCGGATCGAGCCTCGCTGGTGGCCACCTTCGAGCCGGGCGTCACCGGGCCGCGCGCCGAGACGCTCCTTGCCAGCCGCGGGCTCACTCTCGGCCACTTCCCGCAGTCGTTCGAATTCGCCACGATCGGCGGCTATGTGGCCACGCGCTCGGCGGGTCAGGCGTCCACCGGGTACGGCCGGATCGACGAGCTCGTGCTCGGCCTACGCTGCGCCACGCCGACCGGCGAGCTGTGGGTGAAGCCATTTCCCGCCACCGCCGCCGGGCCGTCGATGCGGGAGCTGATCCTTGGATCGGAGGGCATTCTCGGCGTGATCACCGAGGCCACCCTGGCGGTGCGCCCCCTGCCACGGGAGCGGCGGTACGAGGGGTGGTCCTTCCGCTCGTTCGAGGAGGGGTGCGAGGCGTTTCGCGAGCTCGAGCAGGCGGATGCGTCGCCGGACGTCGCGCGGCTCTCCGATGAGCACGAGACGGCAATGTCGATGGCGCTCGCGTCGAGCGGGTCGGCCGCGGAGCGGGCCGGCAAGGCCTATCTGCGCCTGCGCGGCCACGACCAGGGCTGCATCGCGATCGTGGGCTTCGAGGGCGACGAGCTCACTGTCGCGCTCCGCCAAGCGCACGCCCGCAGCGTGCTGGGCCGCGGGGGCAAGCTCGCGCTCGGCAAGGCGCCGGGCCGTGCCTGGCTCCGCAGCCGCTACCACGGCCCGTACCTGCG encodes:
- a CDS encoding SRPBCC family protein, producing MPTVRRACTIGAGAQELWDVVADPSTLPRWWPDVVRVEEATPLAWTTVSSTPKGSLIRADFTRLAAEEPRRVAWRQEIEESPFERILSESSTEVSLDPGSDGSTRVELRTQQRLRGYARFGGFLFRRAMRRKLDDALAGLERLVVEE
- a CDS encoding MerR family transcriptional regulator; this encodes MAPPEAPRQAKSLTIGAVCKQLEREFPDISISKIRYLEGQKLLQPRRTQGGYRLYTPADVARLRTILRLQRDEFLPLRVIRQELAAGRADSDTPTGGAPDPRTLRRASVAVRSSGAVYSMADVLDDTGADAKLVRELEDFGVIKGERRDGEIWYDDTEREVVRAARELARFGVGGRNLRVFRTSADREASLLEQILAPSLRSRNPERRKEAVEALENLAAIASHMKYLLLVRDLRRLAS
- a CDS encoding FAD-binding oxidoreductase; this encodes MSTRWSGWGAEGSPPAELPGAAGALLRERLGVSERHTPAVALDEVRLPRIALAEGVLARLREVVGEEHVRQDRLERVTHAVGRSYPDLVRVRSGDGSGAPDAVVYPRDRDQVAELLSVCSSEGVAVVPFGGGTSVVGGVEALRGEFAAAVTLDLSRMDALLAADRASLVATFEPGVTGPRAETLLASRGLTLGHFPQSFEFATIGGYVATRSAGQASTGYGRIDELVLGLRCATPTGELWVKPFPATAAGPSMRELILGSEGILGVITEATLAVRPLPRERRYEGWSFRSFEEGCEAFRELEQADASPDVARLSDEHETAMSMALASSGSAAERAGKAYLRLRGHDQGCIAIVGFEGDELTVALRQAHARSVLGRGGKLALGKAPGRAWLRSRYHGPYLRDALLDRGVMVETLETATSWTNLANLYSAVGDALRDALASHGTPPLVMCHVSHLYRTGASLYYTFIAAQEEGAEIEQWQAAKTAAGDAIVAHGGTITHHHAVGRDHTRWMEAEVGELGLDVLRAAKARLDPLGIMNPGKLLPEPGLQS
- a CDS encoding adenine phosphoribosyltransferase; this translates as MNLRDHITDIPDYPREGIVFKDVTPLLLDAGALKHAVKLLSDYANTLGVEYVVSAEARGFMLGGAVAAEIGAGFIPARKPGKLPREVNSVEYVLEYGVDALEVHKDALAGGARVLVHDDLLATGGTARALCDLVEQAGAHVAGCAFIIELAFLAGRGRLAPHDVHSLVVYEEE